In Myxocyprinus asiaticus isolate MX2 ecotype Aquarium Trade chromosome 3, UBuf_Myxa_2, whole genome shotgun sequence, the following proteins share a genomic window:
- the LOC127422146 gene encoding protein SCAI-like isoform X4, producing the protein MRHTSLTPLGSDKQSHTELSCITASCSERETDSRRARAAAMTGVGAEDDIPLCERKTVTDFCYLLDKSKQLFNGLRDLPQYGHKQWQSYFGRTFDVYTKLWKFQQQHRQVLDNRYGLKRWQIGEVASKIGQLYYHYYLRTSETSYLNEAFSFYSAIRQRSYYHQVNKEDRPELVVKKLRYYARFIVVCLLLNKMELVKVLVKELSEEIEDYTQRFNTEDQLEWNLVLQEVAAFVEADPLMILNDDNAVVVISNRLQEGGMPLLEQGMVVGQLTLADALIIGNCNNQVKFSELTIDMFRMLQALEREPVNLATQSSKPGTLVREDSYTLPVTLYEPNEKPAKRENPHKYLLYKPTFSQLYTFLSASFKELPANSVLLVYLSATGVFPTGRSDCEGPYDFGGVLTNTNRDVINGETVQKRNQAQKEMHCLHPGDLFPFTRKPLFIIVDSSNSTAYKNFSNLFGQPLVCLLSPTVYPKSMQDQSQRGSLFTLFLYNPLMGFLSVCGLTSMRYGLWEKAQEHLRKLFHDIGQMITSSRVVDQAYLQFYGDEFLRLLMIRFVFCCITLRLHKLFRETRSFPESYPPLPKQEMMESSLLQKHVLELAAMLDVQNLFCDGMLDNY; encoded by the exons CAGCTGCTATGACAGGGGTGGGGGCAGAGGATGATATCCCTCTCTGTGAGAGGAAAACCGTCACAGACTTCTGCTATCTCCTGGACAAGTCCAAACAGCTTTTCAATGGCTTGAG GGATCTGCCTCAGTATGGACACAAACAGTGGCAGTCTTATTTTGGCCGAACCTTTGACGTATACACCAAGCTGTGGAAGTTTCAGCAGCAGCACAG ACAGGTTCTGGACAACCGGTATGGTCTCAAGAGGTGGCAGATTGGCGAGGTTGCCTCAAAAATTGGCCAGCTGTACTACCATTACTA CCTCCGCACCTCAGAAACGAGCTACCTAAATGAAGCCTTTTCTTTCTATTCGGCCATTCGTCAACGATCATACTACCACCAAGTCAACAAAGAAGACAG GCCGGAGCTTGTGGTAAAAAAGCTGAGGTATTATGCTCGCTTTATCGTTGTTTGTCTGTTGCTAAACAAGATGGAGCTGGTTAAAGTGTTGGTCAAG GAGCTTTCAGAGGAGATTGAAGACTACACCCAACGCTTCAACACAGAGGACCAGCTAGAGTGGAACCTGGTGCTGCAGGAGGTGGCTGCTTTTGTGGAG GCAGATCCACTTATGATCCTAAATGATGACAATGCTGTGGTAGTCATATCCAATCGGCTGCAGGAGGGGGGCATGCCCCTGCTTGAACAGGGCATGGTGGTGGGCCAGCTCACCTTGGCAGATGCGCTCATCATTGGAAACTGTAACAATCAG GTGAAATTTAGTGAGCTGACCATCGATATGTTTCGAATGCTTCAAGCCCTTGAACGCGAACCAGTCAACCTGGCCACGCAAAGCTCCAAGCCAGGGACACTTGTAAGAGAAGACTCTTACACTCTCCCTGTCACTCTCTAT GAGCCCAATGAAAAGCCAGCCAAGAGAGAGAATCCTCATAAATATCTACTCTACAAACCAACCTTCAGCCAGCTTTACACTTTCCTGTCTGCCTCCTTCAAG gAGCTGCCAGCCAATAGTGTTCTGCTGGTGTATCTATCTGCCACTGGAGTTTTCCCCACTGGACGCTCAGACTGTGAAG GACCGTATGACTTTGGTGGTGTCCTGACCAATACTAATCGAGATGTGATAAATGGGGAGACGGTGCAGAAGAGAAACCAGGCACAAAAAGAGATGCACTG CCTACACCCAGGAGACCTATTCCCCTTCACCAGGAAACCTCTGTTTATCATTGTCGACTCATCCAACAGCACAGCTTATAAG AATTTCTCTAATTTATTCGGCCAGCCGCTGGTATGCCTGCTGTCTCCGACAGTATATCCGAAGAGCATGCAAG ACCAGTCTCAGCGTGGGAGTCTGTTTACTCTCTTCCTCTACAACCCCCTCATGGGCTTCCTGTCTGTCTGTGGACTGACCAGCATGCGCTATGGATTGTGGGAAAAGGCCCAGGAACACCTGCGGAAGCTTTTCCATGACATTGGCCAGATGATCACCAGTTCTCGAGTCGTAG ATCAAGCCTACCTGCAGTTTTATGGAGATGAGTTTCTGCGTCTGCTGATGATCCGTTTCGTGTTCTGCTGCATCACGCTCAGATTACACAAGCTTTTCCGG GAAACAAGGAGTTTTCCAGAATCGTACCCTCCGCTGCCTAAACAGGAGATGATGGAGAGCAGCCTACTACAGAAACATGTACTCGAGCTGGCAGCCATGTTGGATGTGCAAAATCTCTTCTGTGATGGCATGTTGGATAACTATTGA
- the LOC127422146 gene encoding protein SCAI-like isoform X1 — protein MVILRTKTLRFVHCCPSRSSSQSERTKIMSHTELSCITASCSERETDSRRARAAAMTGVGAEDDIPLCERKTVTDFCYLLDKSKQLFNGLRDLPQYGHKQWQSYFGRTFDVYTKLWKFQQQHRQVLDNRYGLKRWQIGEVASKIGQLYYHYYLRTSETSYLNEAFSFYSAIRQRSYYHQVNKEDRPELVVKKLRYYARFIVVCLLLNKMELVKVLVKELSEEIEDYTQRFNTEDQLEWNLVLQEVAAFVEADPLMILNDDNAVVVISNRLQEGGMPLLEQGMVVGQLTLADALIIGNCNNQVKFSELTIDMFRMLQALEREPVNLATQSSKPGTLVREDSYTLPVTLYEPNEKPAKRENPHKYLLYKPTFSQLYTFLSASFKELPANSVLLVYLSATGVFPTGRSDCEGPYDFGGVLTNTNRDVINGETVQKRNQAQKEMHCLHPGDLFPFTRKPLFIIVDSSNSTAYKNFSNLFGQPLVCLLSPTVYPKSMQDQSQRGSLFTLFLYNPLMGFLSVCGLTSMRYGLWEKAQEHLRKLFHDIGQMITSSRVVDQAYLQFYGDEFLRLLMIRFVFCCITLRLHKLFRETRSFPESYPPLPKQEMMESSLLQKHVLELAAMLDVQNLFCDGMLDNY, from the exons CAGCTGCTATGACAGGGGTGGGGGCAGAGGATGATATCCCTCTCTGTGAGAGGAAAACCGTCACAGACTTCTGCTATCTCCTGGACAAGTCCAAACAGCTTTTCAATGGCTTGAG GGATCTGCCTCAGTATGGACACAAACAGTGGCAGTCTTATTTTGGCCGAACCTTTGACGTATACACCAAGCTGTGGAAGTTTCAGCAGCAGCACAG ACAGGTTCTGGACAACCGGTATGGTCTCAAGAGGTGGCAGATTGGCGAGGTTGCCTCAAAAATTGGCCAGCTGTACTACCATTACTA CCTCCGCACCTCAGAAACGAGCTACCTAAATGAAGCCTTTTCTTTCTATTCGGCCATTCGTCAACGATCATACTACCACCAAGTCAACAAAGAAGACAG GCCGGAGCTTGTGGTAAAAAAGCTGAGGTATTATGCTCGCTTTATCGTTGTTTGTCTGTTGCTAAACAAGATGGAGCTGGTTAAAGTGTTGGTCAAG GAGCTTTCAGAGGAGATTGAAGACTACACCCAACGCTTCAACACAGAGGACCAGCTAGAGTGGAACCTGGTGCTGCAGGAGGTGGCTGCTTTTGTGGAG GCAGATCCACTTATGATCCTAAATGATGACAATGCTGTGGTAGTCATATCCAATCGGCTGCAGGAGGGGGGCATGCCCCTGCTTGAACAGGGCATGGTGGTGGGCCAGCTCACCTTGGCAGATGCGCTCATCATTGGAAACTGTAACAATCAG GTGAAATTTAGTGAGCTGACCATCGATATGTTTCGAATGCTTCAAGCCCTTGAACGCGAACCAGTCAACCTGGCCACGCAAAGCTCCAAGCCAGGGACACTTGTAAGAGAAGACTCTTACACTCTCCCTGTCACTCTCTAT GAGCCCAATGAAAAGCCAGCCAAGAGAGAGAATCCTCATAAATATCTACTCTACAAACCAACCTTCAGCCAGCTTTACACTTTCCTGTCTGCCTCCTTCAAG gAGCTGCCAGCCAATAGTGTTCTGCTGGTGTATCTATCTGCCACTGGAGTTTTCCCCACTGGACGCTCAGACTGTGAAG GACCGTATGACTTTGGTGGTGTCCTGACCAATACTAATCGAGATGTGATAAATGGGGAGACGGTGCAGAAGAGAAACCAGGCACAAAAAGAGATGCACTG CCTACACCCAGGAGACCTATTCCCCTTCACCAGGAAACCTCTGTTTATCATTGTCGACTCATCCAACAGCACAGCTTATAAG AATTTCTCTAATTTATTCGGCCAGCCGCTGGTATGCCTGCTGTCTCCGACAGTATATCCGAAGAGCATGCAAG ACCAGTCTCAGCGTGGGAGTCTGTTTACTCTCTTCCTCTACAACCCCCTCATGGGCTTCCTGTCTGTCTGTGGACTGACCAGCATGCGCTATGGATTGTGGGAAAAGGCCCAGGAACACCTGCGGAAGCTTTTCCATGACATTGGCCAGATGATCACCAGTTCTCGAGTCGTAG ATCAAGCCTACCTGCAGTTTTATGGAGATGAGTTTCTGCGTCTGCTGATGATCCGTTTCGTGTTCTGCTGCATCACGCTCAGATTACACAAGCTTTTCCGG GAAACAAGGAGTTTTCCAGAATCGTACCCTCCGCTGCCTAAACAGGAGATGATGGAGAGCAGCCTACTACAGAAACATGTACTCGAGCTGGCAGCCATGTTGGATGTGCAAAATCTCTTCTGTGATGGCATGTTGGATAACTATTGA
- the LOC127422146 gene encoding protein SCAI-like isoform X3, whose protein sequence is MVILRTKTLRFVHCCPSRSSSQSERTKIMSHTELSCITASCSERETDSRRARAAAMTGVGAEDDIPLCERKTVTDFCYLLDKSKQLFNGLRDLPQYGHKQWQSYFGRTFDVYTKLWKFQQQHRQVLDNRYGLKRWQIGEVASKIGQLYYHYYLRTSETSYLNEAFSFYSAIRQRSYYHQVNKEDRPELVVKKLRYYARFIVVCLLLNKMELVKVLVKELSEEIEDYTQRFNTEDQLEWNLVLQEVAAFVEADPLMILNDDNAVVVISNRLQEGGMPLLEQGMVVGQLTLADALIIGNCNNQVKFSELTIDMFRMLQALEREPVNLATQSSKPGTLEPNEKPAKRENPHKYLLYKPTFSQLYTFLSASFKELPANSVLLVYLSATGVFPTGRSDCEGPYDFGGVLTNTNRDVINGETVQKRNQAQKEMHCLHPGDLFPFTRKPLFIIVDSSNSTAYKNFSNLFGQPLVCLLSPTVYPKSMQDQSQRGSLFTLFLYNPLMGFLSVCGLTSMRYGLWEKAQEHLRKLFHDIGQMITSSRVVDQAYLQFYGDEFLRLLMIRFVFCCITLRLHKLFRETRSFPESYPPLPKQEMMESSLLQKHVLELAAMLDVQNLFCDGMLDNY, encoded by the exons CAGCTGCTATGACAGGGGTGGGGGCAGAGGATGATATCCCTCTCTGTGAGAGGAAAACCGTCACAGACTTCTGCTATCTCCTGGACAAGTCCAAACAGCTTTTCAATGGCTTGAG GGATCTGCCTCAGTATGGACACAAACAGTGGCAGTCTTATTTTGGCCGAACCTTTGACGTATACACCAAGCTGTGGAAGTTTCAGCAGCAGCACAG ACAGGTTCTGGACAACCGGTATGGTCTCAAGAGGTGGCAGATTGGCGAGGTTGCCTCAAAAATTGGCCAGCTGTACTACCATTACTA CCTCCGCACCTCAGAAACGAGCTACCTAAATGAAGCCTTTTCTTTCTATTCGGCCATTCGTCAACGATCATACTACCACCAAGTCAACAAAGAAGACAG GCCGGAGCTTGTGGTAAAAAAGCTGAGGTATTATGCTCGCTTTATCGTTGTTTGTCTGTTGCTAAACAAGATGGAGCTGGTTAAAGTGTTGGTCAAG GAGCTTTCAGAGGAGATTGAAGACTACACCCAACGCTTCAACACAGAGGACCAGCTAGAGTGGAACCTGGTGCTGCAGGAGGTGGCTGCTTTTGTGGAG GCAGATCCACTTATGATCCTAAATGATGACAATGCTGTGGTAGTCATATCCAATCGGCTGCAGGAGGGGGGCATGCCCCTGCTTGAACAGGGCATGGTGGTGGGCCAGCTCACCTTGGCAGATGCGCTCATCATTGGAAACTGTAACAATCAG GTGAAATTTAGTGAGCTGACCATCGATATGTTTCGAATGCTTCAAGCCCTTGAACGCGAACCAGTCAACCTGGCCACGCAAAGCTCCAAGCCAGGGACACTT GAGCCCAATGAAAAGCCAGCCAAGAGAGAGAATCCTCATAAATATCTACTCTACAAACCAACCTTCAGCCAGCTTTACACTTTCCTGTCTGCCTCCTTCAAG gAGCTGCCAGCCAATAGTGTTCTGCTGGTGTATCTATCTGCCACTGGAGTTTTCCCCACTGGACGCTCAGACTGTGAAG GACCGTATGACTTTGGTGGTGTCCTGACCAATACTAATCGAGATGTGATAAATGGGGAGACGGTGCAGAAGAGAAACCAGGCACAAAAAGAGATGCACTG CCTACACCCAGGAGACCTATTCCCCTTCACCAGGAAACCTCTGTTTATCATTGTCGACTCATCCAACAGCACAGCTTATAAG AATTTCTCTAATTTATTCGGCCAGCCGCTGGTATGCCTGCTGTCTCCGACAGTATATCCGAAGAGCATGCAAG ACCAGTCTCAGCGTGGGAGTCTGTTTACTCTCTTCCTCTACAACCCCCTCATGGGCTTCCTGTCTGTCTGTGGACTGACCAGCATGCGCTATGGATTGTGGGAAAAGGCCCAGGAACACCTGCGGAAGCTTTTCCATGACATTGGCCAGATGATCACCAGTTCTCGAGTCGTAG ATCAAGCCTACCTGCAGTTTTATGGAGATGAGTTTCTGCGTCTGCTGATGATCCGTTTCGTGTTCTGCTGCATCACGCTCAGATTACACAAGCTTTTCCGG GAAACAAGGAGTTTTCCAGAATCGTACCCTCCGCTGCCTAAACAGGAGATGATGGAGAGCAGCCTACTACAGAAACATGTACTCGAGCTGGCAGCCATGTTGGATGTGCAAAATCTCTTCTGTGATGGCATGTTGGATAACTATTGA
- the LOC127422146 gene encoding protein SCAI-like isoform X5, whose product MTGVGAEDDIPLCERKTVTDFCYLLDKSKQLFNGLRDLPQYGHKQWQSYFGRTFDVYTKLWKFQQQHRQVLDNRYGLKRWQIGEVASKIGQLYYHYYLRTSETSYLNEAFSFYSAIRQRSYYHQVNKEDRPELVVKKLRYYARFIVVCLLLNKMELVKVLVKELSEEIEDYTQRFNTEDQLEWNLVLQEVAAFVEADPLMILNDDNAVVVISNRLQEGGMPLLEQGMVVGQLTLADALIIGNCNNQVKFSELTIDMFRMLQALEREPVNLATQSSKPGTLVREDSYTLPVTLYEPNEKPAKRENPHKYLLYKPTFSQLYTFLSASFKELPANSVLLVYLSATGVFPTGRSDCEGPYDFGGVLTNTNRDVINGETVQKRNQAQKEMHCLHPGDLFPFTRKPLFIIVDSSNSTAYKNFSNLFGQPLVCLLSPTVYPKSMQDQSQRGSLFTLFLYNPLMGFLSVCGLTSMRYGLWEKAQEHLRKLFHDIGQMITSSRVVDQAYLQFYGDEFLRLLMIRFVFCCITLRLHKLFRETRSFPESYPPLPKQEMMESSLLQKHVLELAAMLDVQNLFCDGMLDNY is encoded by the exons ATGACAGGGGTGGGGGCAGAGGATGATATCCCTCTCTGTGAGAGGAAAACCGTCACAGACTTCTGCTATCTCCTGGACAAGTCCAAACAGCTTTTCAATGGCTTGAG GGATCTGCCTCAGTATGGACACAAACAGTGGCAGTCTTATTTTGGCCGAACCTTTGACGTATACACCAAGCTGTGGAAGTTTCAGCAGCAGCACAG ACAGGTTCTGGACAACCGGTATGGTCTCAAGAGGTGGCAGATTGGCGAGGTTGCCTCAAAAATTGGCCAGCTGTACTACCATTACTA CCTCCGCACCTCAGAAACGAGCTACCTAAATGAAGCCTTTTCTTTCTATTCGGCCATTCGTCAACGATCATACTACCACCAAGTCAACAAAGAAGACAG GCCGGAGCTTGTGGTAAAAAAGCTGAGGTATTATGCTCGCTTTATCGTTGTTTGTCTGTTGCTAAACAAGATGGAGCTGGTTAAAGTGTTGGTCAAG GAGCTTTCAGAGGAGATTGAAGACTACACCCAACGCTTCAACACAGAGGACCAGCTAGAGTGGAACCTGGTGCTGCAGGAGGTGGCTGCTTTTGTGGAG GCAGATCCACTTATGATCCTAAATGATGACAATGCTGTGGTAGTCATATCCAATCGGCTGCAGGAGGGGGGCATGCCCCTGCTTGAACAGGGCATGGTGGTGGGCCAGCTCACCTTGGCAGATGCGCTCATCATTGGAAACTGTAACAATCAG GTGAAATTTAGTGAGCTGACCATCGATATGTTTCGAATGCTTCAAGCCCTTGAACGCGAACCAGTCAACCTGGCCACGCAAAGCTCCAAGCCAGGGACACTTGTAAGAGAAGACTCTTACACTCTCCCTGTCACTCTCTAT GAGCCCAATGAAAAGCCAGCCAAGAGAGAGAATCCTCATAAATATCTACTCTACAAACCAACCTTCAGCCAGCTTTACACTTTCCTGTCTGCCTCCTTCAAG gAGCTGCCAGCCAATAGTGTTCTGCTGGTGTATCTATCTGCCACTGGAGTTTTCCCCACTGGACGCTCAGACTGTGAAG GACCGTATGACTTTGGTGGTGTCCTGACCAATACTAATCGAGATGTGATAAATGGGGAGACGGTGCAGAAGAGAAACCAGGCACAAAAAGAGATGCACTG CCTACACCCAGGAGACCTATTCCCCTTCACCAGGAAACCTCTGTTTATCATTGTCGACTCATCCAACAGCACAGCTTATAAG AATTTCTCTAATTTATTCGGCCAGCCGCTGGTATGCCTGCTGTCTCCGACAGTATATCCGAAGAGCATGCAAG ACCAGTCTCAGCGTGGGAGTCTGTTTACTCTCTTCCTCTACAACCCCCTCATGGGCTTCCTGTCTGTCTGTGGACTGACCAGCATGCGCTATGGATTGTGGGAAAAGGCCCAGGAACACCTGCGGAAGCTTTTCCATGACATTGGCCAGATGATCACCAGTTCTCGAGTCGTAG ATCAAGCCTACCTGCAGTTTTATGGAGATGAGTTTCTGCGTCTGCTGATGATCCGTTTCGTGTTCTGCTGCATCACGCTCAGATTACACAAGCTTTTCCGG GAAACAAGGAGTTTTCCAGAATCGTACCCTCCGCTGCCTAAACAGGAGATGATGGAGAGCAGCCTACTACAGAAACATGTACTCGAGCTGGCAGCCATGTTGGATGTGCAAAATCTCTTCTGTGATGGCATGTTGGATAACTATTGA
- the LOC127422146 gene encoding protein SCAI-like isoform X2, whose product MVILRTKTLRFVHCCPSRSSSQSERTKIMSHTELSCITASCSERETDSRRARAAMTGVGAEDDIPLCERKTVTDFCYLLDKSKQLFNGLRDLPQYGHKQWQSYFGRTFDVYTKLWKFQQQHRQVLDNRYGLKRWQIGEVASKIGQLYYHYYLRTSETSYLNEAFSFYSAIRQRSYYHQVNKEDRPELVVKKLRYYARFIVVCLLLNKMELVKVLVKELSEEIEDYTQRFNTEDQLEWNLVLQEVAAFVEADPLMILNDDNAVVVISNRLQEGGMPLLEQGMVVGQLTLADALIIGNCNNQVKFSELTIDMFRMLQALEREPVNLATQSSKPGTLVREDSYTLPVTLYEPNEKPAKRENPHKYLLYKPTFSQLYTFLSASFKELPANSVLLVYLSATGVFPTGRSDCEGPYDFGGVLTNTNRDVINGETVQKRNQAQKEMHCLHPGDLFPFTRKPLFIIVDSSNSTAYKNFSNLFGQPLVCLLSPTVYPKSMQDQSQRGSLFTLFLYNPLMGFLSVCGLTSMRYGLWEKAQEHLRKLFHDIGQMITSSRVVDQAYLQFYGDEFLRLLMIRFVFCCITLRLHKLFRETRSFPESYPPLPKQEMMESSLLQKHVLELAAMLDVQNLFCDGMLDNY is encoded by the exons CTGCTATGACAGGGGTGGGGGCAGAGGATGATATCCCTCTCTGTGAGAGGAAAACCGTCACAGACTTCTGCTATCTCCTGGACAAGTCCAAACAGCTTTTCAATGGCTTGAG GGATCTGCCTCAGTATGGACACAAACAGTGGCAGTCTTATTTTGGCCGAACCTTTGACGTATACACCAAGCTGTGGAAGTTTCAGCAGCAGCACAG ACAGGTTCTGGACAACCGGTATGGTCTCAAGAGGTGGCAGATTGGCGAGGTTGCCTCAAAAATTGGCCAGCTGTACTACCATTACTA CCTCCGCACCTCAGAAACGAGCTACCTAAATGAAGCCTTTTCTTTCTATTCGGCCATTCGTCAACGATCATACTACCACCAAGTCAACAAAGAAGACAG GCCGGAGCTTGTGGTAAAAAAGCTGAGGTATTATGCTCGCTTTATCGTTGTTTGTCTGTTGCTAAACAAGATGGAGCTGGTTAAAGTGTTGGTCAAG GAGCTTTCAGAGGAGATTGAAGACTACACCCAACGCTTCAACACAGAGGACCAGCTAGAGTGGAACCTGGTGCTGCAGGAGGTGGCTGCTTTTGTGGAG GCAGATCCACTTATGATCCTAAATGATGACAATGCTGTGGTAGTCATATCCAATCGGCTGCAGGAGGGGGGCATGCCCCTGCTTGAACAGGGCATGGTGGTGGGCCAGCTCACCTTGGCAGATGCGCTCATCATTGGAAACTGTAACAATCAG GTGAAATTTAGTGAGCTGACCATCGATATGTTTCGAATGCTTCAAGCCCTTGAACGCGAACCAGTCAACCTGGCCACGCAAAGCTCCAAGCCAGGGACACTTGTAAGAGAAGACTCTTACACTCTCCCTGTCACTCTCTAT GAGCCCAATGAAAAGCCAGCCAAGAGAGAGAATCCTCATAAATATCTACTCTACAAACCAACCTTCAGCCAGCTTTACACTTTCCTGTCTGCCTCCTTCAAG gAGCTGCCAGCCAATAGTGTTCTGCTGGTGTATCTATCTGCCACTGGAGTTTTCCCCACTGGACGCTCAGACTGTGAAG GACCGTATGACTTTGGTGGTGTCCTGACCAATACTAATCGAGATGTGATAAATGGGGAGACGGTGCAGAAGAGAAACCAGGCACAAAAAGAGATGCACTG CCTACACCCAGGAGACCTATTCCCCTTCACCAGGAAACCTCTGTTTATCATTGTCGACTCATCCAACAGCACAGCTTATAAG AATTTCTCTAATTTATTCGGCCAGCCGCTGGTATGCCTGCTGTCTCCGACAGTATATCCGAAGAGCATGCAAG ACCAGTCTCAGCGTGGGAGTCTGTTTACTCTCTTCCTCTACAACCCCCTCATGGGCTTCCTGTCTGTCTGTGGACTGACCAGCATGCGCTATGGATTGTGGGAAAAGGCCCAGGAACACCTGCGGAAGCTTTTCCATGACATTGGCCAGATGATCACCAGTTCTCGAGTCGTAG ATCAAGCCTACCTGCAGTTTTATGGAGATGAGTTTCTGCGTCTGCTGATGATCCGTTTCGTGTTCTGCTGCATCACGCTCAGATTACACAAGCTTTTCCGG GAAACAAGGAGTTTTCCAGAATCGTACCCTCCGCTGCCTAAACAGGAGATGATGGAGAGCAGCCTACTACAGAAACATGTACTCGAGCTGGCAGCCATGTTGGATGTGCAAAATCTCTTCTGTGATGGCATGTTGGATAACTATTGA